A stretch of Pseudolysobacter antarcticus DNA encodes these proteins:
- a CDS encoding winged helix-turn-helix domain-containing protein gives MNANLHLSIPAVDATLLCFGPFMLDVRQRRLERDGLVVDVRPKQFDALQLLIAHAGDLVTREQFYAALWPNTVVSETSLSKYIWQLRHILSDDNGDYIKTVPKLGYRFVAPVERIAPVELVETTIDNAASRDVSTENQAPPVPYGLHRANASPWIIAAVATVVLALIAWQVWPARETIPQTAKRSDATLPITTHRRAIAIMQAQLDADMPQWLHSAVAQLLAQDLAISEQLRVAYPNALMLRYPDLTAQAQAVEPTAARFTDWASINDDIVLLPILTHSSDDTSANAVKLQVRLLDSHSGALLKEIESSGDLQQLDRLIDSSGGRVRSALGVTPMSESIARVRAASMPADSASAQLYAEAIDLQRQGMSDQSREKLRALTERYPDFVPGWLMRATAEADAGLNQQAATTAQAGLAHAVTATRELRLSLEAISYSAGGAWSQAIDSYQALSRFFPDQPEYALRLMTAQVYAGRKDDAEQTLRTLREPPGMADDVPILQGEYTLAQRLTDDARARDVAARLIERATMIHLPHLHARARALRGMALTGLRDNDAALADLTQAEREFAPLGDTEWSAKVQLLLGNWAMRGGDLVDAEQRYHRAVDGFRAVAARWNENVALDNLMAIAVARGDAAAARPYVDEVLQSARALGDGVGESRALVYLAWVELDTGHTDTALAAYRQAAALNEHAQQNEQLVASLSYLAELLDDTGQNDEARKVAQHAQIVSESVPSTSYKSVVLISVVLISVAQGERARKNPAAARVALDAARAQAEQGQESDRIARIDLGIAELELDTHQPQAAIERIARAEPILIKSESTRDLANAEAIRVRAFCDLGQLDHAKTALAASLDYAAKTTGYLDRLPVRIAEIRVAAQIGEQGKVNKLQMPLRAELKQRKFVGALAELDTALATKTPPRP, from the coding sequence ATGAACGCCAATCTTCACCTATCGATTCCTGCTGTCGACGCCACACTGTTGTGCTTCGGCCCGTTCATGCTCGATGTGCGGCAGCGACGGCTGGAACGCGATGGCTTGGTGGTGGACGTGCGGCCAAAACAATTTGATGCGCTGCAGTTGCTGATTGCGCATGCCGGCGATCTGGTGACGCGCGAACAGTTCTATGCCGCGCTGTGGCCGAACACCGTGGTTTCGGAAACCAGCCTGAGCAAATACATCTGGCAGTTGCGGCACATCCTCAGCGACGACAACGGCGACTACATCAAGACCGTACCGAAACTAGGCTACCGATTCGTCGCGCCAGTAGAACGCATCGCGCCGGTCGAGCTGGTCGAAACCACGATCGACAACGCGGCATCGCGGGATGTCTCGACAGAAAATCAAGCGCCGCCAGTACCCTATGGATTGCACCGAGCCAACGCCTCGCCTTGGATAATTGCGGCTGTCGCGACAGTCGTTCTCGCGCTGATCGCATGGCAGGTTTGGCCTGCGCGCGAAACCATTCCGCAAACGGCGAAACGCAGCGACGCAACACTGCCGATAACCACTCATCGTCGCGCGATTGCGATCATGCAGGCGCAGCTCGACGCGGATATGCCGCAATGGTTGCACAGCGCGGTGGCGCAATTGCTGGCGCAGGATCTGGCGATTTCGGAACAGCTGCGCGTGGCCTATCCGAACGCGTTGATGTTGCGTTACCCCGATCTGACGGCGCAGGCGCAAGCGGTCGAACCTACAGCGGCGCGGTTCACCGATTGGGCATCGATCAACGACGATATTGTGCTGCTGCCCATACTCACGCACAGCTCAGACGATACTTCAGCCAACGCCGTGAAGCTGCAGGTACGTCTGCTCGATTCGCACAGCGGCGCGTTGCTCAAGGAGATCGAATCGAGCGGCGATCTGCAACAGCTGGATCGCCTGATTGACAGCAGCGGCGGTCGCGTCCGCAGCGCGCTCGGCGTGACACCGATGAGCGAATCGATCGCGCGGGTTCGTGCCGCCAGCATGCCGGCCGATAGCGCCTCGGCGCAGCTCTACGCCGAGGCGATCGATTTGCAACGTCAGGGCATGAGCGATCAATCGCGCGAAAAACTGCGTGCGCTGACCGAGCGTTATCCGGATTTCGTGCCGGGCTGGTTGATGCGCGCCACGGCAGAGGCCGATGCCGGTCTGAATCAGCAGGCCGCGACCACCGCGCAAGCCGGGCTCGCACATGCTGTGACCGCCACGCGCGAATTGCGCTTGTCGCTGGAGGCGATCAGCTATTCGGCCGGTGGCGCGTGGTCGCAGGCGATCGACTCGTATCAGGCGCTGTCGCGGTTTTTCCCCGATCAACCCGAGTATGCATTACGGCTCATGACGGCGCAGGTTTACGCTGGCCGCAAGGACGATGCCGAGCAGACCTTGCGAACTCTGCGCGAACCACCCGGCATGGCCGATGACGTGCCGATATTGCAAGGCGAATATACGCTGGCGCAGCGCCTTACCGACGATGCGCGCGCCCGCGACGTCGCCGCAAGACTGATCGAACGCGCCACGATGATCCACCTGCCGCACCTGCATGCGCGCGCGCGCGCGCTGCGCGGCATGGCGCTCACCGGCCTGCGCGACAACGATGCTGCACTGGCCGACCTGACCCAGGCCGAACGCGAGTTCGCGCCGCTCGGCGATACCGAGTGGAGCGCAAAAGTGCAATTGCTGCTCGGCAACTGGGCAATGCGCGGTGGCGATCTGGTCGATGCCGAGCAGCGTTACCATCGTGCCGTCGACGGCTTTCGCGCGGTTGCCGCGCGCTGGAACGAAAACGTCGCGCTGGATAATCTGATGGCCATTGCGGTCGCGCGTGGCGATGCTGCCGCCGCACGGCCGTATGTCGATGAAGTGCTGCAATCGGCACGTGCGCTTGGCGACGGTGTCGGCGAGAGTCGCGCGCTGGTCTATCTCGCGTGGGTCGAACTCGATACCGGCCATACCGACACCGCGCTCGCCGCATACCGACAAGCGGCAGCGTTGAACGAGCACGCGCAACAGAACGAACAACTAGTCGCATCGCTGAGTTATCTGGCGGAACTGCTTGACGATACGGGCCAGAATGACGAAGCACGCAAGGTCGCGCAACACGCGCAGATCGTTAGTGAATCGGTACCGAGCACCTCGTACAAAAGCGTGGTCTTGATCAGCGTGGTCTTGATCAGCGTGGCGCAGGGCGAACGCGCGCGCAAAAATCCGGCGGCGGCACGGGTTGCACTCGATGCGGCGCGCGCGCAGGCCGAGCAAGGCCAGGAGTCCGATCGCATCGCACGAATCGATCTGGGGATCGCCGAACTGGAGCTGGATACACATCAGCCGCAAGCGGCGATCGAACGAATAGCACGCGCCGAACCGATATTGATCAAGAGTGAAAGCACGCGCGATCTGGCCAACGCTGAGGCGATCCGGGTACGGGCCTTCTGCGATTTGGGACAACTTGACCACGCCAAAACCGCACTCGCTGCGAGCTTGGACTACGCCGCAAAAACCACCGGTTATCTCGATCGTCTGCCCGTGCGCATCGCGGAAATCCGCGTGGCCGCACAGATCGGTGAGCAAGGTAAAGTCAACAAGCTGCAAATGCCGTTGCGTGCCGAACTTAAACAGCGAAAGTTCGTCGGCGCGCTCGCTGAACTCGATACTGCGCTGGCGACAAAAACACCACCGCGTCCTTGA
- the hutI gene encoding imidazolonepropionase has protein sequence MTSISRWDGLLLDCRLASMTANGIAYGAIENAAIGWKDGRITFAAAQSQLPDKPESLSVNVESVEGAWITPGLIDCHTHLVFAGNRASEFEQRLQGASYEEIARAGGGIVSSVRQTRAANEDELFAQSLPRAQALLQDGVTTLEIKSGYGLNLETEEKMLRVARRISAALGITVHTTFLGAHAIPPEFSGRQSDYVDEVCVRMLPAIAHAGLADAVDAFCETIAFTASETRRVFETARGLGLRVKLHADQLSDGHGAALAAEFNALSAEHLEHTSETGVAAMAAAGTVAVLLPAAFYALRETKLPPTESLRAHGVPIAIASDLNPGTSPVLSLRLAMSMACTLFRLTPEEALRGATVHAAQALGLLDRGTLEVGKRADLVLWDIQHPAELCYWIGGNLARRIIIDGCRIS, from the coding sequence ATGACTTCGATATCGCGCTGGGACGGATTGCTGCTCGATTGCCGACTCGCCAGCATGACGGCTAACGGTATTGCTTACGGCGCAATCGAAAACGCCGCAATCGGCTGGAAAGACGGCCGCATCACCTTCGCCGCAGCGCAGTCGCAATTGCCGGACAAACCCGAATCGCTCAGCGTCAATGTCGAATCCGTCGAGGGCGCGTGGATCACGCCGGGCTTGATCGACTGCCATACGCATTTGGTATTTGCCGGCAATCGCGCCAGCGAATTCGAGCAACGCCTGCAGGGCGCAAGTTACGAGGAAATCGCGCGCGCGGGCGGCGGCATCGTATCCAGCGTGCGGCAAACGCGTGCCGCGAACGAGGATGAACTATTCGCACAATCGTTGCCGCGCGCGCAGGCGCTGCTGCAGGACGGCGTGACCACGCTGGAAATAAAATCCGGTTACGGCCTGAATCTGGAAACCGAAGAAAAAATGCTGCGCGTGGCACGCCGAATCAGCGCAGCGCTGGGCATTACCGTGCACACGACATTTCTCGGCGCGCATGCGATACCGCCGGAATTTTCGGGCCGGCAATCCGATTATGTCGATGAAGTCTGTGTGCGCATGTTGCCGGCGATTGCACATGCCGGTCTCGCCGATGCGGTGGATGCATTCTGCGAAACGATCGCGTTTACCGCGAGCGAAACGCGGCGTGTATTCGAAACCGCGCGCGGACTCGGCTTGCGTGTGAAGTTGCACGCCGATCAGCTCAGCGATGGACATGGCGCGGCATTGGCGGCCGAGTTCAACGCGCTCTCCGCCGAGCATCTCGAACATACCAGCGAAACCGGCGTTGCGGCGATGGCCGCTGCGGGCACGGTGGCAGTGTTGTTGCCCGCGGCGTTTTACGCGTTGCGCGAAACAAAATTGCCACCGACCGAATCGCTGCGCGCACACGGCGTGCCGATCGCGATTGCGAGCGACCTGAATCCGGGCACTTCCCCAGTTCTGTCATTACGCCTGGCCATGAGCATGGCCTGCACTCTGTTTCGACTGACGCCGGAAGAAGCCCTGCGTGGTGCGACCGTGCATGCGGCGCAAGCGCTGGGTCTGCTCGATCGCGGCACACTCGAAGTCGGCAAACGCGCCGATCTGGTGTTGTGGGATATCCAGCATCCGGCCGAATTGTGTTACTGGATCGGCGGCAATCTTGCACGTCGCATCATCATCGACGGATGCCGCATCAGCTGA
- a CDS encoding 30S ribosomal protein THX → MGRGDRKTAKGKTAIRSYGNARPHSATKAVVTKSAVTAKPAVKKAAPVAAKKAPAKKPAA, encoded by the coding sequence ATGGGCCGTGGTGACCGCAAGACCGCCAAAGGCAAAACCGCTATCCGTAGCTATGGCAACGCACGTCCGCATTCTGCGACGAAGGCCGTAGTGACCAAGTCTGCCGTGACGGCAAAACCCGCCGTCAAGAAAGCAGCTCCGGTCGCCGCCAAGAAGGCACCGGCGAAAAAGCCCGCTGCCTGA